The following coding sequences are from one Schizosaccharomyces osmophilus chromosome 1, complete sequence window:
- the sgd1 gene encoding ribosome small subunit biogenesis protein Sgd1, with protein sequence MKPIKSRKNTGLKLPRSILDEIDSNEGASRNQKGKRELSHREKRKLSRNTKNGSMDDQRPRRTRKEERETDDALDMLSASQELPKSKKAKKDSSPSYEDFARKQQLDALGEDDREIAMLEKRLGIRGKKTKRTSQVDKEFGWIIEDLGQDLNDLENDGLLAPHEEEDAGEESVDFEEEPESEESFQGFSEEEDNQENENSNEEQEVESASEEDMEEEKGLKEDSPEDEQVQPQEEPKRQNPYLPAASSTPSTGKYIPPSLRQKTSADDQGSIELTRLRRRLQGLLNRLSGANVGSIVGEIEAIYMENSRHSVTDTLTKLILQIVMARESMLDQLVIVYAALSTALYRIIGPEFGAYLLQSLVDEFLRLYKSKETEPLSSHKETSNLIVFFVELYNFQLVSCILVYDFVRMFLKSLTELNVELLLKIVRNCGNQLRSDDPSALQDIVQEMNLLLSTADPASISVRTKFMVESITSLRENKKAKVAIANSQLKSEAVNQLKKFLGSLNNRSLRATEPLRVSMQDIEQVESKGRWWLVGASWKSDPLVENNIASSSSKITEEKKKNEELLAHSRLLQTAKKLRLNTGIRTSIFIALMGAEDYIDAWDRILKLRLKKVQQPEIAYVILHCASNEKMYNPFYALVALKCCTRQHNLKKSFQFSLWDFFNDLQPEDDGEAIEVPTRKVFNLAKLYAYLLIEGGQPLTILKHVDFMSMNSQLQTFILVFLSDILIGSKEDIQVVQIMDTCKTEKNLSSKVDWFLKTYVRNNPLVEGKEKSLLKSNLSIARAALQTIAKNEA encoded by the exons ATGAAGCCCATAAAGAGCAGGAAAAATACTGGTTTAAAGCTCCCAAGGAGTATATTGGACGAAATTGACAGTAATG AAGGTGCTTCAAGAAATCAGAAAGGCAAGCGGGAACTGTCTcatagagaaaaaagaaagctatctagaaatacaaaaaatggCTCTATGGATGATCAGCGGCCACGTCGTACACGAAAGGAGGAACGAGAAACCGACGATGCTTTAGACATGCTGTCAGCTTCACAAGAGCTcccaaaaagcaagaaagcaaagaaagattcATCTCCTTCATATGAAGACTTTGCTCGTAAGCAGCAACTTGATGCATTAGGAGAGGATGACCGGGAAATTGCGATGCTAGAAAAGAGACTTGGAATCCGCGGGAAAAAAACTAAGCGCACGTCTCAGGTCGACAAAGAATTTGGATGGATTATAGAGGACTTGGGTCAAGACTTAAATGATCTTGAAAACGATGGCTTGTTGGCTCCCCATGAAGAGGAGGATGCCGGCGAGGAGTCTGTTGACTTTGAGGAAGAGCCGGAAAGTGAAGAAAGTTTTCAGGGATTTTCAGAAGAGGAGGATaatcaagaaaatgaaaattcaaatgAGGAGCAGGAAGTAGAAAGTGCAAGTGAGGAAGACAtggaggaagaaaaagggtTGAAGGAGGATTCTCCTGAAGACGAGCAAGTTCAGCCTCAAGAGGAGCCAAAACGCCAAAATCCTTATCTTCCAGCTGCTTCTTCTACACCTTCCACTGGAAAATACATCCCTCCGTCCCTTCGTCAAAAGACTTCTGCAGATGATCAAGGCTCCATCGAGTTGACTCGTCTTCGAAGACGTCTTCAAGGGTTACTAAACCGTCTTTCCGGTGCTAATGTGGGATCCATCGTTGGAGAAATTGAAGCTATTTATATGGAGAACTCCCGCCATTCAGTAACCGACACGCTAACAAAACTTATTCTACAAATTGTTATGGCCAGGGAATCTATGTTGGACCAGCTTGTCATTGTTTACGCCGCACTTTCCACCGCTCTTTATCGTATCATCGGTCCCGAATTCGGAGCTTACTTGCTACAATCATTAGTCGATGAATTCTTGCGTCTTTACAAATCGAAGGAGACGGAACCTCTTTCCTCTCACAAAGAAACGTCTAATTTAATAGTATTTTTCGTGGAGCTCTACAATTTTCAACTTGTTTCTTGTATCTTGGTTTACGACTTTGTTCGCATGTTTTTGAAGTCCTTGACAGAGCTAAATGTTGAGCTTCTGTTAAAAATCGTACGCAATTGCGGTAATCAGTTGCGAAGTGATGATCCATCTGCTTTGCAAGACATCGTTCAGGAAATGAACTTACTATTGAGTACAGCTGATCCAGCGTCTATTTCTGTTAGAACTAAATTCATGGTTGAGTCTATTACGAGCCTCAGAGagaacaaaaaagcaaaagtcGCCATAGCAAACTCTCAGTTGAAGTCTGAAGCAGTGAATCAActgaaaaagtttttgggTTCTCTCAATAATCGATCCCTTCGTGCTACTGAGCCATTGCGTGTCAGTATGCAAGACATTGAACAGGTTGAAAGTAAGGGCCGTTGGTGGTTAGTTGGTGCTTCTTGGAAGAGCGATCCTTTGGTTGAGAACAATATTGCATCCTCGTCCTCTAAAataacagaagaaaaaaagaagaatgaagAGCTTCTTGCTCATTCACGGCTTTTGCAAACAGCAAAGAAATTGCGTTTAAATACGGGTATTCGAACCTcaatttttattgctttgATGGGAGCAGAG GATTATATTGATGCTTGGGACCGGATTCTCAAACTTCGTCTGAAAAAAGTTCAGCAGCCTGAAATTGCATATGTAATATTGCATTGTGCctcaaatgaaaaaatgtATAATCCTTTTTATGCTCTTGTTGCATTAAAGTGCTGTACGCGACAAcataatttgaaaaaatctttcCAATTTTCCTTATGGGATTTCTTTAATGATTTACAACCTGAGGATGATGGCGAAGCAATTGAAGTTCCTACGCGAAAGGTTTTCAATTTGGCAAAACTCTACGCCTACTTGCTGATTGAAGGAGGACAACCATTAACGATTTTAAAG CACGTCGATTTCATGAGTATGAATTCTCAGTTACAGACTTTCATTCTCGTTTTCTTGTCTGATATATTGATCGGAAGTAAGGAAGATATTCAAGTCGTGCAAATTATGGACACATGCAAAACGGAGAAGAATTTGTCTTCCAAGGTTGATTGGTTTTTGAAGACATACGTGCGCAACAATCCATTGgtagaaggaaaagaaaaatcattgtTAAAGTCTAATCTTTCAATCGCTAGAGCTGCTTTACAGACTATTGCTAAAAATGAAGCGTAA
- the mrp4 gene encoding mitochondrial ribosomal protein subunit S2, which yields MISRKLTTEQLIARRLKIRSWNHKIGAKVAPHYTPSMGVRNPASPEKLSMSLLLSSYAHMGHSTSLWNPLTQPFIYGKRDGIHIISLDQTMVYLRRAISVVREVAKARGVIVFIGTRSGQKDSVVNAAKRARGFHVFDRWLPGLVTNARNVQGNLGGKIVPVDDNGRVVPTKESPKFVIPDLIVVLNPLENRGACLEAQKASIPTIGIIDSDADPKMVTYPVPANDDSLRCTDLIVGLLSKAAEQEYNQNPASVNSTASYLPRA from the coding sequence ATGATTTCACGGAAATTAACAACGGAGCAGTTAATTGCCAGAAGGCTGAAAATTCGCTCATGGAATCACAAAATTGGTGCTAAAGTCGCACCGCACTATACTCCTTCAATGGGTGTTCGCAATCCGGCCTCTCCAGAAAAGCTGAGTATGTCTTTGTTACTATCATCTTATGCGCATATGGGTCATTCGACGTCTTTGTGGAATCCTTTGACTCAACCTTTTATTTACGGAAAACGAGATGGCATTCATATTATTTCCTTGGATCAAACGATGGTTTATTTACGGAGGGCAATTTCTGTTGTGAGAGAAGTTGCCAAGGCCAGAGGAGTGATTGTTTTTATAGGAACACGCAGCGGTCAAAAAGATTCGGTGGTGAATGCAGCAAAACGAGCTCGTGGATTCCATGTGTTTGATCGCTGGCTTCCTGGTTTGGTCACGAATGCAAGGAACGTGCAGGGAAACCTAGGTGGAAAGATTGTCCCTGTCGATGATAATGGTAGGGTCGTTCCTACCAAAGAGTCTCCAAAGTTTGTAATCCCGGACTTGATCGTCGTTCTTAATCCGTTGGAGAACAGGGGAGCTTGTTTGGAAGCTCAAAAGGCTTCCATACCTACAATTGGAATCATTGACTCGGATGCTGATCCCAAGATGGTTACATATCCCGTCCCGGCTAATGACGATTCGTTGCGATGTACTGATTTGATAGTCGGTTTATTGAGTAAAGCTGCTGAGCAAGAGTATAATCAAAATCCTGCCTCTGTTAATAGCACAGCATCCTATCTTCCCCGTGCTTAA
- the otu1 gene encoding ubiquitin-specific cysteine protease, OTU family, Otu1 produces MSNLRLRLKYMDKSSVATIPNDASVQSFLETAAATFSLAPDSISIKLGFPPKDLPLNDMGSPISSLISSGQQILVVKSPSATKNQVTPAPSIPQAVSKPTESSSNASTMPSTRNSTSGSQDPPYVNTPLGDMALRVMPDDNSCLFRALSKPLGFSPYDLREVVASTILSNPELYSTAVLGKPPIEYAAWIRKESSWGGYIELSVLSSHFDLEICSVDVQTGRVDSYNPQPATGQRTFIVYSGIHYDLAALASVLWDTDADIVLFDASDDTTLPYIQQLSSYLKNMHYYTDTASFTIRCNTCGAGLVGEKDASAHAMTTGHVQFGEY; encoded by the coding sequence ATGTCGAATCTTCGCCTTCGGTTGAAGTATATGGACAAGTCTTCAGTTGCAACCATTCCTAATGATGCTTCCGTACAAAGCTTCTTGGAAACTGCAGCGGCTACATTCTCTCTTGCTCCAGATTCCATTTCTATAAAGCTTGGATTTCCTCCAAAAGATCTCCCTTTAAATGATATGGGGTCACCTATTTCAAGTTTGATCTCGTCTGGACAACAGATCCTTGTCGTCAAATCTCCGTCAGCTACAAAAAACCAGGTCACTCCAGCTCCCAGCATTCCTCAAGCTGTCTCCAAACCTACCGAAAGTTCCTCCAATGCATCAACCATGCCAAGTACGCGCAATTCCACCAGTGGCTCTCAGGATCCTCCATACGTGAATACGCCACTTGGTGACATGGCCCTTCGAGTTATGCCAGATGATAACTCTTGTCTTTTTCGCGCCTTATCAAAGCCCTTGGGATTCTCTCCTTACGACCTTCGAGAAGTGGTCGCCAGCACAATATTATCCAACCCCGAGTTATACTCTACAGCTGTTTTGGGTAAACCTCCTATCGAATATGCTGCTTGGATTCGTAAAGAGTCAAGTTGGGGTGGCTATATTGAGCTTTCCGTTCTATCCTCCCATTTCGACTTAGAAATCTGCTCCGTTGATGTCCAAACTGGTCGTGTCGATTCTTACAATCCTCAACCAGCCACAGGTCAGCGGacttttattgtttattcCGGTATCCATTACGATTTAGCAGCTTTGGCTTCCGTACTTTGGGATACGGATGCCgatattgttttgtttgatgCTTCAGATGATACAACATTACCCTACATACAACAACTGTCGTCctatttgaaaaatatgcATTACTACACAGATACTGCATCCTTTACGATTCGCTGTAATACTTGTGGTGCTGGTTTGGTAGGCGAAAAAGACGCTTCTGCACATGCTATGACTACTGGTCATGTTCAATTCGGCGAATATTAA
- the spn5 gene encoding meiotic septin Spn5: MSDTPISPSFEAPRDSKKMNAVFNDEQVVSSTFPDKEQEIDTDHLGPSIAISELTDTPMDKMQDLSLEPDVDENEKETETESEDENENENENENENENENENENQYQNENQYQNENEDKDKDKDENENKKDTSENLNSKKCETETPSLSGTQIKNSKSMKSTKSLRKEMALNNILVPSNHIGINDFNQQYYRKTCKDGIPLNLIVVGEYSLGKTTFIKSFLQDMDATRPKHTHEFTQYKAKLSDGDQLFHVNIVDTPGFGEKSDNSNCWRPIAANILQRLNEFFENETKPQRNPYHNDNRMHACLFFLNPNGHRLQPLESYLMKKIDRFVNVIPIIGKADTMTPDELMRFKERIAEDMVSEKIYSFSDYTDTEKKLKQLLPFAIVGSNQYLNKDGKSIRGRQYPWGTVDIDDPEQTDFCQLRNFLLYTHNEGLRNKTHRLIYDTFRQEKQATLDEQSEFKYISAEEINKQYVQKQIQLVEDALTKGLKSQFKEKENSLELMEKHLRTHHKDYKHALKKRVVSLEEEKNRLIKEIGPDKIRKAGLII; the protein is encoded by the exons ATGTCAGATACTCCCATATCGCCTTCTTTCGAAGCTCCTAGAGACAGCAAGAAGATGAATGCTGTTTTTAACGACGAACAAGTTGTGAGTAGTACCTTTCCTGACAAGGAGCAAGAAATCGATACCGATCATCTCGGCCCTTCTATTGCAATCTCAGAATTGACAGACACACCCATGGATAAAATGCAAGATTTATCTCTGGAACCTGATGTAGACGAAAATGAGAAGGAGACTGAGACTGAGAGTGAGGACGAGAACGAGAACGAGAACGAGAACGAGAACGAgaacgaaaatgaaaatgaaaatgaaaatcaatATCAGAACGAAAATCAATatcaaaacgaaaacgaagacaaagacaaagacaaagacgaaaatgaaaacaaaaaggacACTTCTGAAAATctaaattccaaaaagtgTGAAACGGAAACACCATCTCTCTCAGGAACACAAATAAAGAACTCGAAATCCATGAAATCTACCAAATCCCtgagaaaggaaatggCACTCAACAACATCCTCGTTCCCTCTAATCATATAGGAATTAATGACTTCAATCAACAATATTACAGAAAGACATGTAAGGACGGTATTCCTTTGAACTTAATCGTTGTTGGAGAATACAGTCTAGGAAAAACCACCTTCATCAAGTCCTTCTTGCAAGACATGGATGCCACAAGGCCCAAACATACGCATGAATTTACTCAGTATAAAGCAAAGCTTTCGGATGGAGACCAGCTTTTTCATGTCAATATCGTTGATACACCTGGGTTCGGCGAAAAAAGCGACAACAGCAATTG TTGGCGACCTATCGCAGCAAACATTCTACAACGCTTGAACGAATTCTTTGAGAATGAAACGAAGCCCCAGAGAAATCCTTACCACAATGATAACAGAATGCAtgcttgtctttttttcttgaatccCAATGGACATCGACTTCAACCGCTTGAAAGCTAtctgatgaaaaagatCGACCGTTTTGTAAATGTCATCCCAATTATTGGAAAAGCTGATACTATGACTCCTGATGAATTAATGAGATTTAAAGAGCGTATTGCGGAAGATATGGTTTCGGAAAAGATATACTCTTTTTCAGACTACACCGATACTGAAAAGAAGCTAAAGCAGCTCCTTCCATTTGCTATTGTCGGATCTAACCAATACCTCAACAAAGACGGAAAGTCTATTCGAGGTAGACAATATCCTTGGGGAACCGTCGACATCGATGACCCTGAACAAACCGATTTCTGCCAACTTCGAAACTTCTTATTGTACACGCATAATGAGGGACTACGCAACAAAACTCATCGCCTCATTTATGACACTTTTCGCCAAGAGAAACAAGCAACACTGGATGAGCAATCCGAGTTCAAGTATATTAG TGCCGAGGAAATCAATAAGCAATATgttcaaaagcaaatacaACTGGTTGAGGATGCATTGACGAAAGGCTTGAAATCCcaattcaaagaaaaagaaaacagcCTTGAACTTATGGAAAAGCATTTGCGTACGCACCACAAGGATTATAAGCATGCCCTTAAGAAACGAGTGGTTAgcttggaagaagaaaagaatcgTTTAATTAAGGAGATTGGACCTGACAAAATCCGAAAGGCAGGTCTAATTATATAG
- a CDS encoding mitochondrial threonine-tRNA ligase — protein sequence MLLLNLRCRSPKLNFKIGINDRISHSTIVNTRLYSNANKLSFEDHRIIAQRQKLFITDPKSPGSIFFLPHGARVYNRLVDFLKLQYRLEGFEEVMTPIIYKKDLWERSGHWQNYEKEIFRVEGSKKAEETEEENNAIYGLKPMNCPGHCLIYAHTERSYRDLPLRFADFSPLHRNEASGALSGITRLRCFHQDDGHIFCEPQQIKTEITKTLHFIKHVYSLLGMNKLKYYLSTRPEDSIGSLETWSLSENALKEALSVNEVPWVLNEGDGAFYGPKIDVNVADARGKWHQTATIQLDFHLPERFKLYYRTKAGGSSTVEGNENMPVLVHRAIFGSLERFMGILIEHINGHWPFWLSPRHAVILPINQSKPVLDFAKRVQNELSGSSQVQSHFAPLNQTYFYVDLQADAQSLGKRLRESRLLNYNYEIVIGEKEVQEQVLSVTDRQDRKSTKRMTIDELRRTFEQRLSKYE from the coding sequence ATGCTTTTGTTAAATTTACGATGTCGTAGCCCGAAGCTGAACTTCAAAATCGGTATCAACGATCGAATATCCCACAGTACAATTGTGAATACCAGGCTGTACTCCAATGCTAATAAACtatcttttgaagatcACCGTATCATAGCTCAAAGGCAGAAGCTTTTTATTACAGATCCAAAATCACCAGGctctattttctttctaccTCATGGGGCCCGTGTCTATAATCGACTTgtagattttttaaagctaCAGTATCGACTAGAAGGTTTTGAAGAAGTTATGACGCCTATTATTTACAAGAAGGACTTGTGGGAACGAAGTGGACATTGGCAAAACTATGAGAAAGAGATCTTTCGCGTGGAGGGAAGCAAAAAGGCTGAAgaaactgaagaagaaaataatgcCATTTATGGATTAAAGCCTATGAACTGCCCTGGTCATTGCTTAATATATGCTCATACGGAACGGTCCTATAGGGATTTACCTTTGCGGTTTGCAGATTTCAGCCCTTTACACAGAAACGAGGCTTCTGGAGCTCTTTCTGGGATAACCAGACTTCGGTGCTTTCACCAAGATGATGGTCATATATTCTGTGAACCCCAGCAGATTAAAACCGAAATCACGAAAACACttcattttataaaacATGTCTACTCTCTATTGGGAATGAATAAGTTAAAATACTATTTAAGTACAAGACCTGAAGACTCGATTGGTTCTCTTGAAACCTGGAGCTTATCAGAAAATGCATTAAAGGAGGCATTGAGCGTCAACGAAGTGCCTTGGGTATTGAATGAAGGAGATGGTGCATTTTATGGACCAAAGATAGATGTCAATGTTGCAGATGCCCGCGGAAAATGGCATCAAACAGCAACCATCCAACTCGATTTTCATTTACCTGAACGATTTAAATTGTACTATCGCACAAAAGCTGGTGGCTCTTCCACTgttgaaggaaatgaaaacatGCCCGTCCTCGTTCACAGAGCCATCTTTGGATCCTTGGAACGATTTATGGGAATACTAATAGAGCATATTAACGGTCACTGGCCGTTTTGGTTAAGTCCACGCCACGCAGTTATCCTGCCCATTAACCAAAGTAAGCCCGTTTTAGATTTTGCAAAGAGAGTACAGAACGAGCTTTCTGGTTCGAGTCAAGTTCAATCGCATTTCGCGCCCTTAAACCAAACCTATTTTTACGTCGATTTGCAAGCCGATGCCCAATCTTTAGGAAAGAGACTACGAGAATCTAGGCTTTTGAACTATAACTATGAGATTGTAATTGGTGAAAAAGAGGTACAAGAACAAGTCCTCAGTGTGACGGATAGACAAGATCGGAAATCTACTAAACGAATGACGATTGATGAATTGAGACGCACTTTTGAACAAAGGCTAAGCAAATATGAATAA
- the mrp10 gene encoding mitochondrial ribosomal protein subunit S37 — protein MSRKVVNAPRLQGLSRLRVRPKKEKQAIPCSQEMAALLGCWQNNGGNTNSSQCLKVAASLENCMKSQHGKQKSENTINYHLARLGKLL, from the exons ATGTCGAGAAAAGTGGTAAACGCACCTCGGTTGCAAGGACTGAGTCGGCTTCGCGTGCgtccaaaaaaagaaaaacaagctaTTCCTTGTAGTCAAGAAATGGCTGCACTTTTGGGTTGCTGGCAAAACAACGGCGGTAACACGAATTCTTCTCAGTGTTTAAAGGTTGCTGCGTCTTTAGAGAACTGTATGAAGAGTCAG catggtaaacaaaagtcaGAAAACACCATCAACTATCACTTGGCTCGTTTAGGAAAACTACTTTGA
- the shm1 gene encoding serine hydroxymethyltransferase Shm1: protein MASPDIMLTHLKEQDPTVAEIMKHEAGRQRSSIVLIASENFTSRAVMDALGSVMSNKYSEGYPGHRYYGGNKYIDQIETLCQERALAAFNLDSSKWGVNVQCLSGSPANLQVYQAIMPPHGRLMGLDLPSGGHLSHGYQTDTKKISAVSAYFETMPYRVDPSTGIIDYDTLEKNAQLYRPKIIVAGTSAYCRLIDYKRMREIADSVNAFLVVDMAHISGLISAGVIPSPFEYADVVTTTTHKSLRGPRGAMIFFRRGLRNHDKKGNPVYYDLEEKINFSVFPGHQGGPHNHTITALAVALKQCLTPEYKQYQAQVVKNAKVCEEEFRNRGYKLAADGTDSHMVLVDVKSKGIDGARAERILELINIATNKNTLPSDKSALSPSGIRIGTPAMTTRGFKEQDFVRVVEYIDRAITLAADLQKSLPKEANKLKDFKAKLGEGSEINEVVQLQKDIAEWAESFPLAQ from the coding sequence ATGGCTTCCCCTGATATTATGTTGACTCACCTCAAGGAGCAAGATCCTACCGTTGCAGAAATTATGAAGCATGAGGCTGGACGCCAGCGTTCTTCCATTGTGCTCATTGCATCTGAAAACTTTACTTCTCGTGCTGTTATGGATGCTCTTGGTAGTGTTATGAGCAACAAATACTCTGAAGGTTACCCCGGTCATCGTTACTATGGTGGTAACAAGTACATTGATCAAATTGAAACTCTTTGCCAAGAACGTGCTCTTGCTGCTTTCAATCTTGATTCTTCGAAGTGGGGTGTTAATGTTCAATGTCTTTCTGGTTCCCCTGCTAACCTTCAAGTCTACCAAGCTATTATGCCCCCTCATGGCCGCTTGATGGGACTTGATTTGCCTTCTGGTGGCCATCTTTCCCATGGTTACCAAACCGATACCAAGAAGATCAGTGCTGTCTCTGCTTACTTCGAGACTATGCCTTATCGTGTTGATCCTAGCACTGGCATCATTGACTATGATACCCTCGAAAAGAATGCCCAACTCTACCGTCCCAAGATTATCGTCGCTGGTACCTCTGCTTATTGCCGTCTCATTGATTACAAGCGTATGCGTGAGATTGCTGACAGTGTCAATgcttttttggttgttgACATGGCTCACATTTCTGGTCTTATTTCCGCCGGTGTTATCCCTTCTCCCTTTGAATACGCTGATGTTGTCACCACTACTACCCACAAGTCCCTTCGTGGTCCTCGTGGTGCTATGATTTTCTTCCGTCGTGGTCTCCGCAACCACGATAAGAAGGGCAACCCTGTTTACTATGATTTAGAAGAGAAGATCAACTTCTCTGTCTTCCCTGGTCACCAAGGTGGTCCTCACAATCACACTATTACTGCTTTGGCTGTCGCTTTGAAGCAATGCCTTACCCCTGAATATAAGCAATACCAAGCTCAAGTTGTTAAGAACGCTAAGGTTTGTGAGGAAGAATTCCGTAACCGTGGTTATAAGCTCGCTGCCGATGGTACTGACAGCCATATGGTTTTGGTTGATGTCAAGAGCAAGGGCATTGACGGTGCCCGTGCTGAGCGTATCTTGGAATTAATCAACATTGCTACCAACAAGAACACTTTGCCCTCTGACAAATCTGCTTTGTCTCCTTCTGGTATTCGTATCGGTACCCCTGCTATGACTACTCGTGGCTTCAAAGAACAAGACTTCGTTCGCGTTGTCGAGTACATTGATCGTGCTATCACCCTTGCTGCTGACTTGCAAAAGAGTCTCCCTAAGGAAGCCAATAAGCTCAAGGATTTCAAGGCTAAGTTGGGTGAGGGTAGTGAAATTAACGAAGTTGTTCAACTTCAAAAGGATATTGCTGAGTGGGCTGAAAGTTTCCCTCTCGCtcagtaa